A part of Maridesulfovibrio hydrothermalis AM13 = DSM 14728 genomic DNA contains:
- a CDS encoding AAA family ATPase has protein sequence MKNPFHTDTLEPDQPFCNRVAELGELANHARNGMNVVIFAPRRYGKTSLVRRVQHQLRGEGICIIYAQFMRLVSVDDLVHRLAKGIISGLHEHESLLEKGKRWLGHFPSIQTSFTIDPVTGLPSVGVQMAKRQVDPIVALEGILEEIGKFLEKEEFQVCIALDEFQDIVDIKDARTESLLREHIQRHRASYFFLGSRRRVLLDIFNNRGRPFYQSATMMELDALPEEECVDFITSQFAQAGKQCPEEVALEIVQRVERYPYYLQALAYRAFEFCEKKCSTGDVSKAFESLIANERYGYQAIIQGISTGQLKLLRGIAEEEKASVTSSAFLQTYNLTLGGVQSARKFLSEQDLIEKAENGQWGIVDPMFREWMLHAF, from the coding sequence ATGAAAAATCCTTTCCATACAGACACACTGGAGCCAGACCAGCCTTTCTGCAATCGCGTGGCGGAATTGGGAGAATTGGCCAATCATGCCAGAAACGGCATGAACGTGGTAATTTTTGCACCCAGACGTTACGGTAAGACCTCACTTGTCAGGCGCGTGCAACACCAGCTTCGCGGCGAAGGAATTTGTATTATCTATGCCCAGTTCATGCGTCTCGTATCTGTGGATGACTTGGTTCACAGGCTGGCTAAAGGCATCATCAGCGGGCTTCATGAGCATGAATCCCTATTAGAAAAAGGAAAGAGGTGGCTTGGACATTTCCCATCAATCCAAACCAGCTTTACCATAGACCCTGTGACCGGACTTCCCTCGGTTGGAGTCCAGATGGCCAAACGTCAAGTAGACCCGATAGTAGCCCTTGAGGGCATACTGGAAGAGATCGGAAAATTTCTTGAGAAAGAAGAGTTTCAGGTTTGTATCGCTCTGGATGAATTTCAGGATATTGTGGATATCAAGGACGCACGGACAGAATCCCTGCTTCGTGAGCATATTCAGCGGCACAGAGCCTCATACTTCTTTCTGGGGAGTCGCCGCCGTGTCCTGCTGGATATTTTCAACAACAGAGGCAGGCCTTTTTACCAGAGTGCAACAATGATGGAGCTTGATGCACTTCCGGAAGAGGAATGTGTTGATTTTATTACGAGCCAGTTCGCGCAGGCCGGTAAACAATGTCCGGAAGAGGTTGCCCTTGAAATCGTCCAGAGGGTTGAACGATATCCATACTACCTTCAGGCTCTGGCTTACCGTGCATTCGAATTTTGCGAAAAAAAATGCTCTACGGGAGACGTTTCGAAAGCATTTGAATCTCTCATAGCCAATGAGCGTTACGGATACCAAGCAATTATTCAGGGCATCAGTACCGGACAGCTCAAACTACTCCGAGGAATTGCCGAAGAAGAGAAAGCATCAGTAACCTCAAGTGCCTTTCTTCAAACCTACAACCTCACTCTTGGCGGAGTTCAGTCAGCCCGTAAATTTTTGAGCGAACAAGACCTCATCGAGAAGGCTGAAAACGGCCAGTGGGGCATCGTAGACCCCATGTTTCGAGAATGGATGCTTCACGCCTTTTAG